The following proteins are encoded in a genomic region of Candidatus Caccoplasma merdavium:
- a CDS encoding NAD(P)-dependent oxidoreductase, with product MQKRVLITGAGGFIGGFLVEESLRRGYETWAGVRPSTSRAYLSDERIHFVNLSFARKEELKKELLRQVSELGRWDIVIHNLGVTKCRDGRDFERINYGYVKNFAEALIETDTVPDQFILMSSLGAWGAGDERDYTPIRPDDVPHPDTLYGRSKLHAEEFLRSLPDFPYVFMRPTGVYGPRERDYYLMMKSIKAGFDFSVGYRRQLLTFIYVKDLVKAVFLAVDKGVKRRGYFLSDGDVYTSSQFRRHVARELHKRVVVPVRVPLFLLKAVCYTVGFLAGLVGASSTLNRDKYRIMKQRNWVCDTTAAREELGFVPDYRLDRGVAEAVAWYKREGWL from the coding sequence ATGCAGAAACGTGTCTTGATAACAGGTGCCGGTGGGTTCATCGGTGGTTTTCTTGTCGAAGAGTCCTTGCGTCGCGGGTATGAGACATGGGCGGGGGTGCGCCCTTCGACCAGTCGGGCTTATCTGAGTGACGAGCGCATACACTTCGTCAATCTTTCTTTCGCCCGTAAGGAAGAACTCAAAAAAGAACTTCTCCGGCAGGTTTCGGAGCTCGGCCGGTGGGATATTGTCATTCACAACCTGGGGGTTACCAAGTGCAGGGACGGCCGCGATTTTGAAAGGATAAACTACGGGTATGTGAAAAATTTTGCCGAGGCTTTGATAGAGACCGATACGGTTCCCGACCAGTTTATCCTGATGAGCAGCCTGGGAGCCTGGGGCGCCGGTGATGAACGCGACTACACCCCGATACGTCCCGACGATGTGCCCCACCCCGACACGCTCTATGGCCGCAGCAAGTTGCATGCCGAGGAGTTTTTGCGGTCGCTGCCCGATTTCCCGTATGTCTTTATGCGTCCCACCGGGGTATATGGCCCCCGGGAGAGGGATTATTACCTGATGATGAAGAGTATCAAGGCGGGGTTTGACTTCTCGGTCGGTTACCGGCGTCAGCTGCTCACGTTCATTTATGTCAAGGATTTGGTGAAGGCGGTTTTCCTGGCGGTCGACAAAGGGGTGAAGCGACGGGGCTATTTCCTCTCCGATGGCGATGTCTATACTTCGTCGCAATTCCGTCGTCATGTGGCGCGGGAGTTGCACAAGCGGGTGGTCGTGCCGGTGCGTGTTCCCCTGTTTCTGCTCAAAGCCGTTTGCTACACCGTGGGTTTTCTGGCGGGGCTGGTCGGTGCGTCGAGTACGCTCAACCGCGACAAGTACCGCATCATGAAACAGCGCAACTGGGTGTGCGATACGACGGCCGCGCGCGAGGAGCTCGGTTTTGTGCCCGACTATCGGCTCGACCGGGGTGTGGCCGAGGCCGTGGCGTGGTACAAGCGCGAAGGGTGGCTTTGA
- a CDS encoding DUF2723 domain-containing protein — translation MKQYQLLNNICGWVVFVIAAVTYILTLEPTASFWDCGEFISSAYKLEVGHPPGNPIFMLTGRFFANFASDPSQVAYMINLMSGLFSAATILLLFWTITHLTRKIIVREDSEMSLSQMIVILGCGAVGALAYAWSDTFWFSAVEGEVYAYSSFCTALVFWLILKWEDIADRPHSDRYIILIAYVIGISIAVHLLNLLTIPALVLVYYFRKFSNPTTKGAIIALLLSFAGIVFLLYGLVPGFVKVAGWAELLCVNVLGMPFNSGVIVYFFVVIACITWGIYETYKQDNINRLRFSFLISVILVGLPFISSKIFIGILISLALAFFLFYKKELPIRLLNMILVSVLVIFIGYSSYAIIVIRSSANTPMDQNSPEDVFALGSYLNREQYGDRPLFYGQTFVADVERKDGVPLYEEGAPIWARVIKTSEDEPDRYEIIDHKRNYIYTPELCMFFPRMYSPDSRHIGAYKEWSNFKGKNVRVNGRVTRKPTFVENMRFFIDYQVNFMYWRYFMWNFAGRQNDIQGNGDAAYGNWITGFNFIDKFLVGDQTLLPTDLKENKGRNVFFMMPLLLGLLGLFFQLYSGKKGIESFWVVFFLFFMTGLAIVIYLNQTPYQPRERDYAYAGSFYAFAIWIGLGVAAIYKLLAKKINPTVAASLATVVSLIVPLQMVSQTWDDHDRSGRYTCRDFGKNYITSVDENGIIFTNGDNDTFPLWYAQETEGYRTDVRVCNLSYLQTDWYVSQMKSQAYESEPLPISMKESQYGNKKREYAYILDRVDYPVSVKAAMEYFLSDSERTKNIPGYGNINHLPTGELYIDIDKEKIAKSGIVPKGYEDKIVDRMDLSFSNKNSLMLNELAIIDMLSTNAEQGWKRPIYFASTVDPSLFSETDKYFMRTGMAYKIVPVDLPSNQGRYQVDSEEMYDNVMNKFVWGGIDTNPDIYLDETIRRMCYSYRIMFIDLIDQLMQEGKEEKALKALDYCMEKIPDSAVPHNYLSLQLAMDYYYLGQNEKGKALLTKIGDSALEYITWINSLSENKRRSVQRDYIYNERALVEQVIPMFYRFGDEESGKRYLEKASIAGANINRYLKMNANS, via the coding sequence ATGAAACAATACCAATTATTGAACAACATTTGCGGTTGGGTGGTCTTTGTGATTGCCGCCGTGACGTATATCCTCACGCTCGAACCGACGGCGAGCTTCTGGGATTGCGGAGAATTCATCTCGTCGGCCTACAAACTCGAAGTGGGACACCCGCCGGGAAACCCCATTTTCATGCTCACCGGCCGCTTCTTTGCCAATTTTGCATCGGACCCCTCGCAGGTCGCCTACATGATCAACCTCATGTCGGGACTGTTCAGCGCAGCCACCATATTGCTGCTCTTCTGGACCATTACCCACCTCACCCGCAAAATCATCGTGCGGGAAGACAGTGAAATGTCACTGTCCCAAATGATTGTGATTCTCGGTTGCGGCGCCGTGGGCGCACTGGCCTACGCATGGAGCGACACCTTCTGGTTCTCGGCCGTCGAGGGCGAAGTCTATGCCTACTCGTCGTTCTGCACGGCACTGGTATTCTGGCTCATTCTCAAATGGGAAGACATAGCCGACCGTCCGCATTCCGACCGTTACATCATACTCATTGCCTACGTCATAGGTATTTCCATCGCCGTGCACCTGCTCAACCTGCTTACCATTCCTGCACTGGTGCTGGTCTATTACTTCCGCAAGTTTTCCAACCCCACCACAAAAGGAGCCATCATTGCCCTGCTGCTCTCCTTCGCCGGCATCGTGTTCCTGCTCTACGGTCTCGTACCGGGATTCGTAAAAGTGGCCGGTTGGGCCGAACTGTTGTGTGTCAACGTGTTAGGTATGCCCTTCAACTCGGGTGTCATTGTCTACTTCTTCGTCGTCATCGCCTGCATCACCTGGGGCATCTATGAAACCTACAAGCAAGACAACATCAACCGCTTGCGCTTCTCGTTCCTCATCAGTGTGATATTGGTGGGACTGCCCTTCATCAGCAGCAAAATATTCATCGGCATACTCATATCGCTGGCGTTGGCCTTCTTCCTCTTCTACAAGAAAGAGTTGCCCATACGCCTGCTCAACATGATACTGGTGTCGGTGCTGGTCATCTTCATCGGATACTCCTCCTATGCCATCATCGTCATACGTTCGTCGGCCAACACCCCCATGGACCAAAACTCTCCCGAAGATGTTTTTGCCTTGGGCAGCTACCTCAACCGCGAACAATACGGCGACCGCCCGCTCTTCTACGGACAGACCTTCGTGGCCGACGTGGAACGGAAAGACGGTGTTCCCCTCTATGAAGAAGGGGCACCGATATGGGCCCGCGTCATCAAGACATCGGAAGATGAACCCGACCGCTATGAAATCATCGACCACAAACGCAACTACATCTACACCCCCGAACTCTGCATGTTCTTCCCCCGCATGTATAGCCCCGACAGCCGCCACATCGGCGCCTACAAGGAGTGGTCGAACTTCAAGGGGAAAAACGTGCGGGTTAACGGTCGCGTGACACGCAAGCCGACCTTCGTCGAGAACATGCGTTTCTTCATCGACTACCAAGTCAACTTCATGTATTGGCGTTACTTCATGTGGAACTTTGCCGGTCGTCAGAACGACATTCAAGGCAATGGCGATGCCGCATACGGAAACTGGATTACCGGTTTCAACTTCATCGACAAGTTCCTGGTGGGTGACCAGACGCTTCTCCCTACCGACCTGAAAGAAAACAAAGGCCGCAACGTATTCTTCATGATGCCCCTGCTGCTGGGCCTGCTGGGCCTCTTCTTCCAACTCTATTCCGGCAAAAAAGGCATCGAAAGCTTCTGGGTGGTCTTCTTCCTCTTCTTCATGACGGGACTGGCCATTGTCATCTACCTCAACCAGACTCCTTACCAGCCGCGCGAACGTGACTACGCCTATGCCGGTTCGTTCTACGCGTTTGCCATCTGGATAGGACTCGGCGTAGCCGCCATCTACAAACTGTTAGCGAAGAAAATCAACCCCACCGTCGCAGCTTCCTTAGCCACCGTCGTGTCGCTCATCGTGCCGTTGCAAATGGTAAGCCAGACGTGGGACGACCACGACCGTTCGGGACGCTACACCTGCCGTGACTTCGGCAAGAACTACATCACCTCGGTCGACGAGAACGGTATCATCTTCACCAACGGCGACAACGATACCTTCCCCTTGTGGTATGCCCAGGAAACCGAAGGTTATCGCACCGACGTGCGCGTGTGCAACCTCTCTTACCTGCAAACCGACTGGTATGTGTCGCAAATGAAGTCGCAAGCGTATGAGTCAGAACCGCTCCCCATCTCGATGAAGGAGAGCCAATATGGCAACAAGAAACGCGAATATGCCTACATTCTCGACCGTGTCGACTATCCCGTATCGGTAAAAGCAGCCATGGAATATTTCCTCTCCGACTCGGAAAGAACCAAAAACATTCCCGGATATGGAAACATCAACCACCTGCCCACCGGTGAGCTCTATATCGACATCGACAAGGAGAAAATAGCCAAGTCGGGTATCGTGCCCAAAGGTTACGAAGACAAAATCGTCGACCGCATGGACCTCTCGTTCAGCAACAAAAATTCTCTCATGCTCAACGAGCTGGCCATCATCGACATGCTCAGCACCAATGCCGAGCAAGGCTGGAAACGACCCATCTATTTTGCCTCGACCGTCGACCCGTCGCTCTTCTCCGAAACCGACAAATACTTCATGCGCACCGGTATGGCCTACAAGATTGTTCCCGTGGATCTCCCCTCGAACCAAGGCCGCTACCAGGTCGACAGCGAAGAGATGTATGACAACGTCATGAACAAGTTCGTATGGGGTGGCATCGACACCAATCCCGACATCTACCTCGACGAAACCATTCGACGCATGTGCTACTCCTACCGCATCATGTTCATCGACCTCATCGACCAACTCATGCAAGAGGGCAAAGAAGAGAAAGCCTTGAAAGCTCTCGACTATTGCATGGAGAAAATACCCGACAGTGCCGTACCTCACAATTACTTGTCGTTGCAATTGGCCATGGACTACTATTACCTGGGTCAAAACGAAAAAGGCAAAGCCCTGCTCACGAAAATCGGAGACAGCGCCCTGGAATACATTACATGGATAAACTCCCTCAGCGAGAACAAGAGACGCTCGGTACAACGCGACTATATCTACAACGAGAGAGCTCTGGTCGAACAGGTTATCCCCATGTTCTATCGTTTCGGTGATGAAGAGAGCGGTAAAAGATACCTCGAAAAAGCCTCCATTGCCGGTGCAAACATCAACCGATACCTGAAAATGAATGCCAACAGCTGA
- a CDS encoding polysaccharide deacetylase family protein, which yields MFIERPPLFYRMMFPETIWRLPCKEKTIYLTFDDGPVPEITPWVLNLLDYYQVKATFFCVGENVARNTELYAEILKRGHHTGNHTMNHIQGMKYSIKDYVRNVDAANELIQSALFRPPHGHMCFGQAHELRQKYKIIMWDVVTRDYSKKLSGEQVFNNVKKYTRNGSIIVFHDSLKGQKNLRYALPKSIEWIKEQGYKFALL from the coding sequence ATGTTCATAGAACGCCCTCCGCTTTTCTATCGCATGATGTTTCCCGAAACGATATGGAGACTTCCCTGCAAAGAAAAGACCATATATCTCACCTTCGACGACGGACCGGTACCTGAAATCACACCTTGGGTACTCAATCTGCTCGACTACTACCAAGTGAAAGCCACTTTCTTCTGTGTAGGCGAAAACGTGGCCCGCAATACCGAACTCTATGCCGAGATTCTCAAACGCGGACACCACACGGGCAATCACACGATGAATCACATTCAGGGCATGAAATACTCCATCAAGGATTATGTGCGCAATGTCGATGCCGCCAACGAACTGATTCAAAGTGCGCTGTTCCGCCCGCCACACGGGCACATGTGTTTCGGCCAGGCTCACGAACTGAGGCAGAAATACAAAATCATCATGTGGGACGTGGTCACCCGCGATTACAGCAAAAAACTGAGCGGCGAACAGGTGTTCAACAACGTGAAGAAATATACCCGCAACGGTTCCATCATCGTCTTCCACGACTCGTTGAAAGGACAGAAAAATCTGCGCTATGCCCTGCCCAAATCCATCGAATGGATAAAAGAACAAGGATACAAGTTTGCACTTCTTTGA